The following are encoded in a window of Strigops habroptila isolate Jane chromosome 9, bStrHab1.2.pri, whole genome shotgun sequence genomic DNA:
- the VAMP7 gene encoding vesicle-associated membrane protein 7, whose product MAILFAVVARGTTILAKHAWCGGNFLEVTEQILAKIPSENNKLTYSHGNYLFHYICQDRIIYLCITDDDFERSRAFNFLNEIKKRFQTTYGSRAQTALPYAMNSEFSSVLAAQLKYHSETKSTDQVAETQAQIDELKGIMVRNIDLVAQRGEKLELLIDKTENLVDSSVTFKTTSRNLARAMCMKNLKLTIVIIIVSIVIIYIILSAVCGGLAWPSCVQK is encoded by the exons ATGGCTATCCTGTTCGCTGTTGTGGCGAGGGGCACAACCATCCTTGCCAAACATGCCTGGTGTGGAGGGAACTTCCTGGAGGTGACGGAGCAGATCCTGGCAAAAATACCTTCTGAAAACAACAAACTGACCTATTCACATGGGAA tTACCTGTTTCACTACATCTGCCAAGACAGGATTATATACCTCTGCATCACAGATGAT GACTTCGAACGATCCAGAGCCTTCAACTTCCTGAATGAAATCAAGAAGAGGTTTCAGACCACGTATGGCTCGAGAGCACAGACAGCCCTTCCCTATGCAATGAACAGCGAGTTCTCCAGCGTCTTGGCTGCACAGCTG AAATACCACTCGGAGACCAAGAGCACTGACCAGGTGGCGGAGACACAAGCTCAGATTGATGAACTCAAAGGAATCATGGTTCGAAACATAG ACCTTGTGGCACAAAGAGGAGagaagctggagctgctgatCGATAAAACAGAGAATCTTGTGGATTCG TCAGTCACTTTCAAAACTACCAGCAGGAACCTTGCTAGAGCCATGTGTATGAAGAACCTCAAGCTTACCATCGTCATAATCATCGTATCAATT GTCATCATCTACATCATCCTCTCGGCTGTCTGTGGGGGCCTTGCCTGGCCGAGCTGCGTGCAGAAGTAA